In Juglans microcarpa x Juglans regia isolate MS1-56 chromosome 4S, Jm3101_v1.0, whole genome shotgun sequence, a single window of DNA contains:
- the LOC121261960 gene encoding LOW QUALITY PROTEIN: kinesin-like protein KIN-14G (The sequence of the model RefSeq protein was modified relative to this genomic sequence to represent the inferred CDS: inserted 1 base in 1 codon), which produces MATEQALSFSIASVVEDVLQQHGTRLTDRLASRKAEEASLRRYEAAGWLRTTVGVVGGKDLPAEPSEEEFRLGLRSGIILCHVLNKVQPRAVPKVVEGPGDSVNVPDGAALSAFQYFENVRNFLDALEELGLPTFEVSDLEEGGKSARIVNCVLALKSYSDWKQGGGNGSWKLGGNLKPATCGKPFVRKISEPFMNSFSRTLSCEKSLESLSGDLSSYGDHSHDLNETGSSRSLNVLVREFLSNRKQEDIPLVVESMLSKVMEEFKRRFEGQNELTKTTVKDISVFVPDNSLSETISGDIKMEEKPTTQDKEEECHDRMCDLDEGSKSQLLNQHKLVEQQQRDILELKHILHSTKAGMQFLHNMYQEEFNYLGKHLHGLAHAASGYQRVLEENRKLYNQVQDLKGNIRVYCRVRPFLTGQPNRLSTVGHIEEGNITIVXPSKYSKEGRKSFTFNKVFSSSATQGEVFSDTRPLIRSVLDGYNVCIFAYGQTGSGKTYTMSGPKELREESLGVNYRALGDLFLLSELRKETMSYDISVQMLEIYNEQVRDLLVTDGLHQRLEIRNSSQNGINVPEANLVTVSSTSDVITLMNLGQKNRAVGATAMNDRSSRSHSCLTVHVQGRNLTSGSILRGCMHLVDLAGSERVDKSEVTGDRLKEAQHINKSLSALGDVISSLAQKNSHVPYRNSKLTQLLQDSLGGQAKTLMFVHISPELEALGETISTLKFAERVSTVELGAARVNKDGSDVKELKEQIASLKAALARKEGETESLHHALSRSPERLKMKSCGSSPHHPSWRSVGDLSGVQRQVMEDVGNLEGQNKSAVKPKRHSLDLQDILTNSPSWLPVGSPGLNGKEDDKDSVSGDWVDKVMVNKHDGTNGNENPVDCWEVDKRQSPEMFGQSYLPVPSKIYPEQAFNNLITKPKGSQDYDVPNGQYETATDDSDELEVATSDSSEQDMLWQPSLPKPTNIPNGLGSKTKKTNPKSAKSLESRSLIPTLIPSPSRIKPPNGFSQPLHKPGRQAIPVDGKRKNGIAK; this is translated from the exons ATGGCAACAGAGCAAGCTTTGTCTTTCTCCATAGCTTCAGTGGTTGAAGATGTTCTTCAACAACATGGTACCAGATTGACTGATCGTTTGGCTTCGAGGAAGGCTGAGGAAGCTT CTTTGAGAAGATATGAAGCAGCCGGGTGGCTCAGAACGACGGTTGGAGTTGTTGGGGGTAAAGACTTGCCAGCCGAGCCTTCTGAAGAAGAATTCAGGCTTGGATTGCGAAGTGGGATAATTCTTTGCCATGTTCTTAACAAGGTTCAGCCCCGAGCTGTGCCAAAG GTGGTTGAGGGCCCGGGTGATTCTGTTAATGTTCCTGACGGGGCAGCTCTATCGGCATTCCAGTACTTCGAAAACGTTAGAAATTTCCTTGATGCTTTGGAAGAATTGGGGCTTCCGACCTTTGAAGTATCCGATTTGGAAGAG GGAGGGAAATCTGCGAGGATTGTAAACTGTGTTCTAGCACTCAAGTCTTATAGTGATTGGAAACAAGGAGGTGGAAACGGATCATGGAAACTTGGTGGAAATTTGAAACCAGCTACGTGCGGGAAACCCTTTGTACGAAAAATTTCGGAACCATTTATGAATTCTTTTTCAAGGACCTTATCGTGTGAGAAGTCTCTAGAGAGTTTGTCTGGTGATCTGTCTTCATATGGTGATCACAGTCATGACCTCAATGAAACA GGTTCATCTCGTTCCTTAAATGTGCTAGTCCGTGAATTTCTTTCTAATAGGAAACaagaagacattccactt GTTGTGGAATCTATGCTTAGTAAAGTCATGGAGGAGTTCAAGCGCCGATTTGAAGGCCAAAATGAACTG ACGAAAACAACTGTGAAAGATATCTCAGTATTTGTCCCTGACAATTCTCTTTCTGAAACGATTTCTGGTGATATAAAG ATGGAAGAAAAACCTACTACACAAGATAAAGAGGAGGAATGTCATGATCGGATGTGTGATCTTGATGAGGGATCAAAAAGTCAGCTTCTCAATCAGCATAAGTTGGTAGAACAACAACAAAGAGACATTCTG GAACTGAAACACATTCTTCATAGTACAAAAGCAGGCATGCAGTTTTTGCACAATATGTACCAGGAAGAATTCAACTATCTAG GTAAGCATCTGCATGGTCTAGCTCATGCTGCTTCCGGATACCAGAGAGTTCTTGAAGAAAACCGCAAGTTATACAATCAAGTGCAGGACCTAAAAG GGAACATTCGGGTATACTGTCGAGTGAGGCCTTTCCTGACTGGGCAACCAAACCGTTTGAGTACTGTGGGTCACATAGAGGAAGGTAATATTACGATTG GCCCTTCAAAATATAGCAAAGAGGGACGGAAATCATTCACTTTCAACAAAGTATTTAGTTCGTCTGCAACCCAAG GGGAGGTATTTTCAGACACCCGGCCTCTGATTCGGTCTGTTCTTGATGGTTACAATGTTTGTATCTTTGCTTATGGCCAAACGGGATCAGGGAAAACTTATACTATG AGTGGACCTAAAGAGCTCAGAGAGGAATCCCTAGGTGTTAATTACAGGGCATTGGGTGACCTATTTCTTCTCTCAGAACTTAGGAAAGAGACCATGTCCTATGATATTTCTGTTCAGATGCTTGAAATCTACAACGAGCAAGTTAGGGATCTGCTTGTGACAGATGGTCTCCACCAAAG ATTAGAAATTCGTAACAGCTCTCAGAATGGAATCAATGTACCTGAGGCAAACCTCGTAACCGTATCGTCAACATCTGATGTAATAACTCTGATGAACCTTGGGCAAAAGAATCGTGCGGTGGGTGCTACAGCTATGAACGATCGGAGTAGTCGTTCTCACAG CTGCCTTACAGTTCATGTTCAAGGAAGAAACCTGACATCTGGATCTATTCTTCGTGGCTGTATGCATCTGGTTGACCTGGCAGGGAGTGAAAGGGTTGACAAATCTGAGGTGACAGGAGATAGATTAAAGGAGGCACAACATATCAACAAGTCTCTTTCTGCTTTAGGAGATGTGATTTCCTCCCTTGCACAAAAGAATTCACATGTTCCTTACAGGAACAGCAAACTCACACAACTTCTCCAAGATTCACTTG GAGGGCAAGCAAAGACACTCATGTTTGTTCACATAAGTCCAGAGCTTGAAGCTCTGGGAGAAACAATAAGTACACTCAAATTTGCTGAAAGGGTTTCCACTGTTGAGCTTGGTGCTGCTCGGGTTAACAAAGATGGTTcagatgtgaaagagcttaaGGAACAG ATTGCTAGCCTTAAAGCAGCCTTAGCAAGGAAGGAGGGAGAAACAGAGAGTCTTCATCATGCTCTATCTCGCAGTCCAGAAAGATTAAAAATGAAGTCATGTGGATCTTCTCCTCACCATCCTAGTTGGAGAAGTGTTGGAGATCTGTCTGGGGTTCAGAGGCAAGTAATGGAGGATGTTGGTAACTTAGAG GGTCAGAATAAGTCTGCAGTAAAGCCAAAAAGACATAGCTTAGATCTCCAAGATATATTGACGAATTCACCTTCCTGGCTACCTGTTGGCAGTCCTGGGCTGAATGGAAAGGAGGATGACAAGGATTCAGTTTCTGGCGATTGGGTTGATAAGGTTATGGTGAACAAGCATGACGGTACAAATGGAAATGAAAACCCGGTGGATTGTTGGGAAGTAGACAAGAGACAGTCGCCTGAGATGTTTGGTCAGAGTTATCTCCCAGTTCCTTCAAAAATATACCCAGAACAAGCTTTCAATAACTTAATAACTAAACCAAAGGGCAGCCAGGACTATGATGTGCCGAACGGTCAGTATGAAACGGCCACTGATGACTCTGATGAGCTCGAGGTTGCAACTAGTGATTCCTCAGAGCAAGACATGCTTTGGCAACCGAGTCTTCCTAAACCTACCAACATTCCCAATGGGTTGGGttcaaaaacaaagaaaacaaatccCAAGTCAGCAAAGAGCCTAGAATCGAG GAGCTTAATTCCAACATTGATTCCTTCACCATCACGGATCAAACCACCCAATGGGTTTAGTCAGCCTTTGCACAAGCCAGGAAGGCAGGCTATTCCAGTTGATGGAAAACGGAAGAATGGGATTGCAAAGTGA